The genome window CCGCCGACGCGGATCTGATCGCGGCAAATTCGGACGCGCTCTTCCAGAGCGGGGACGACTGGATCGGCGGCAATCCCGAAGGCGACGTGACGATTGTCGAGTTCTTCGACTATCGCTGCGGATACTGCCGCCGCGCGCATCCCGAAGTCTCCGAACTGATCGAGAGCGACGGAAACATCAAGCTGATCCTCAAGGAATTCCCGATCCTCGGTCCGCAATCGGTGCTGGCCTCGCGCTTCGCGCTCTCGACACGTGCCGTCGCGGGCGACGAGGCGTATGGTCAGGTCAAGGATGCCCTGATGACCATGGAAGGGGACATGACGCCCGACAGCCTTCTCGCACTCGCCGAAGAGCTCGATCTCGACGGTCAGGCCATTCTCGACGGCATGGGCGAACCCGAGATCGAGTCGACGATCTCCGCGAACCACGCCCTCGGTCAGGCGATGGGGATCAGCGGCACGCCCAGCTTCGTCTTCGGCGACCAGATGGTGCGTGGTTATGTCCCGCTCGACGCGATGCGCGAACTCGTCGAGGAAGAGCGCGGCGAGGGCTGAGCGGGCTTTGACTTCACCGCAAACCCGCTAGGTCGTGGCTCGGATCGGTCACGACAGGAGAAAGACATGGAGCGCCACCGCAAGCTTGCAGCCGGAAACTGGAAGATGAACGGCCTGTCCGATCATCTGGGCGAGATCGCCGCCCTGATCGGGAGCCATGGCGACGCGACCTGCGAGATCCTGATCTGCCCGCCTGCGACGCTCGTCGCTCCGATGGCGGCGCATGCCGGATCGCGCATTGCCGTGGGCGGACAGGATTGCCATGCCGAGGCGAACGGAGCCCATACCGGCGATATCTCCGCCGAAATGCTGCGCGATGCGGGTGCGACGTATGTCATTACCGGCCATTCGGAACGCCGCGCCGATCATGGCGAAAGCGACGAAGCCGTGCGTGCCAAGACCGAGGCCGGCTGGAAAGCGGGCCTCGTCGTCATCCTCTGCATCGGTGAGACGCTCGATCAGCGCGAGGCTGGCGAGACGCTTTCGGTGATCGACGGCCAACTTGCCGGTTCGGTCCCCGAAGGTGCGACAGGCGACAACCTCGTAATCGCCTACGAGCCGGTCTGGGCGATCGGCACGGGCAAGGTTCCGTCGGTCGAACAGATCGCAGAGGTCCACGACCACATCCGCAAGACACTGTCGGAGCGGTTCGGCACAGGCACCGCCGATGCGGTCCGCCTGCTCTACGGTGGATCGGTCAAACCCGGAAACGCGTCCGAGATCTTCGCGGTCGACAATGTCGACGGTGCGCTGGTCGGGGGGGCGTCCCTCAAGGCGGACGATTTCGGCGGCATCATCTCGGCCCTCGAAGGCTAGGTCACATCGACGGCTCTGCGGTCACGTCGTGTCCGTAGAGCCAGTCGAACCGCTTCAACATTATGCCGGGCGCGAGGTTCGCGAGCTTCAGCCCCGCATGCGCCGCGGCCTTTATCGCGCCCGAAAGATGATAGTTCCGCGCATTGGAGTTCGCCATCGCGATCGCCCGCGCGACGCGCGGCGCGCGACTCGCATGGTAATCGGCAAGCGCCGCGTCGCGATCATCGCGCGAAAGCGCCGCTGCAAGGCACCACGCATCCTCGAGTGCGAGATTTGCCCCCTGGCCCAGGAATGGCAGCGTCGGATGCGCCGCATCGCCCAGAAGCGCCATCGACCGCCCGTGCCAAACGCGGGCCACCGGATGAACGTAGAGCCCCCAGAGGTGACAGGTCTCGACGATGCGAAGCCAATCCGCCACCGGCGACGCGAAACCTGCGAATGCGCGGCGCAGAGCGTCCGGATCGCCCTCGACATGCCAGCCTTCCTCCGCCCAGTCGGCTCGCTCCTCCACCGCGACGAGGTTCAACCGCCCCTCACTCAGGGGATAGGCCACCAGATGACGCCCTGGCCCGACGAAGATCTGCGCCTCGGGGGGCGCGTCCGCAGCGATGGTCGCACGCCATGCGACCTGCCCGGTGAACTCCGCCCGATCGGTTCCGTTCAGCGCCGGGCGAAGTACGGAGTTGATCCCGTCCGCACCGACAGCGAAGCCGGTTTCCTCGGTTCCGCCATCGATGACGAACGTGGCAGCCGTGCCGTCTTGCGCGCTTTCGACACGGGTTCCCGGACGGATCGTGACGCCGGCGTCGCGCGCCGCGCCTTCCAGGATGGCGATAAGGGTCGCCCGATGGACAAGACGGTAATCGCGGCTCTTCATCGGCATGCGGATCAGGCTTCGCCCCGTCAGCCCGTCGGTCAGATGCACCGCGCGGCTCTCGATCGATGCCTTCTCGAGCGCGTCGCCGAGCCCGAGCGCACGCAGGACCGCCATTCCATTCGGGCTGATCTGAACGCCCGCTCCGACCTCGGCGATCTGCGGCGCGCGTTCGAGGATCTCGGAATGGATTCCGCGATGCGCAAGAGCGATCGCATGGGTAAGCCCGCCGATCCCTGCCCCGACGATGCTCACGTAATTCCGCATCGCAGCCTCCCGAACGCAGGACACCGGAGCGGTGACCGCCCCGGTGTCCGGAAATCCTGCAAGGGGATCGGCCTTACTCGTCGCGATGAACCTTCTCGCGGCGCTCGTGACGCTCCTGCGCCTCGAGGCTCAGGGTCGCGATCGGCCGTGCGTCGAGCCGCTTGAGCGAGATGGGTTCGCCCGTGACCTCGCAATAGCCGTATTCCCCGTCCTCGATCCGGCGCAGCGCGGCGTCGATCTTGGCGACCAGCTTGCGCTGCCGGTCGCGGGTCCTGAGTTCGAGCGCGCGATCCGTCTCCTCCGATGCGCGGTCCGTCACGTCGGGTATGTTGCGCGTCCCGTCCTGAAGGCCGGTAATGGTGCTGCGACCCTCGTCGAGAAGGTCGTTGCGCCATGTCATCAGCTTGCGCCGGAAATAGTCGAGCTGACGGTCGTTCATGAACGGTTCGTCCTCGGCCGGCCGATACTCGTCCGCAAGAATGGTATCAACTTTCATCGCGAGCTCCCATTGGATTTCGGCCTGGCCGAACATCCGCTTTCCCCTGCTACTGGGGCGGGAATTAACGCAACGACAATGACTTGTCACGCTCCATATACGTCGGTTGCGACCCTGCCGGGCGGCGATTAAGGTTCGGGCGACGGTCGATTAAGGATTGGGCGCAATGCGGTTCACCTCCACCGAGAGCTACGTCGCGACGGATGATCTGACGCTTGCCGTGAATGCCGCGATCACGCTCGAACGGCCGCTGCTGGTCAAGGGCGAGCCCGGAACCGGCAAGACCGAGCTGGCCCGGCAGGTGGCCCGCGGGCTCGGGCTCGAAATGCTCGAATGGCACGTCAAGTCGACGACCCGCGCTGCGCAGGGGCTCTACGAATACGACGCCGTGAGCCGTCTGCGCGACAGCCAGCTCGGCGACGAACGGGTGCGCGACATCTCGAACTACATCCGCCGGGGCAAGCTCTGGCAGGCCTTCGACCGCGAAGATCGCTGCGTCCTGCTGATCGACGAGATCGACAAGGCCGACATCGAGTTTCCGAACGACCTTCTGCAGGAACTCGACCGGATGGAGTTCCACGTCTACGAGACAGGCGAAACGATCCGAGCCCGCCAGAGGCCGATCGTCATCATCACGTCCAACAACGAGAAGGAACTGCCCGACGCCTTCCTCAGGCGCTGTTTCTTCCACTACATCCGCTTCCCCGACATGGAGACGATGAA of Palleronia sp. LCG004 contains these proteins:
- a CDS encoding DsbA family protein, translated to MKTSLIAAILAPCLILSAPVMAQEDDAEFGERVRAYLLENPEVIMEAVAALEARQAEVQTAADADLIAANSDALFQSGDDWIGGNPEGDVTIVEFFDYRCGYCRRAHPEVSELIESDGNIKLILKEFPILGPQSVLASRFALSTRAVAGDEAYGQVKDALMTMEGDMTPDSLLALAEELDLDGQAILDGMGEPEIESTISANHALGQAMGISGTPSFVFGDQMVRGYVPLDAMRELVEEERGEG
- the tpiA gene encoding triose-phosphate isomerase, with protein sequence MERHRKLAAGNWKMNGLSDHLGEIAALIGSHGDATCEILICPPATLVAPMAAHAGSRIAVGGQDCHAEANGAHTGDISAEMLRDAGATYVITGHSERRADHGESDEAVRAKTEAGWKAGLVVILCIGETLDQREAGETLSVIDGQLAGSVPEGATGDNLVIAYEPVWAIGTGKVPSVEQIAEVHDHIRKTLSERFGTGTADAVRLLYGGSVKPGNASEIFAVDNVDGALVGGASLKADDFGGIISALEG
- a CDS encoding FAD-dependent monooxygenase; the protein is MRNYVSIVGAGIGGLTHAIALAHRGIHSEILERAPQIAEVGAGVQISPNGMAVLRALGLGDALEKASIESRAVHLTDGLTGRSLIRMPMKSRDYRLVHRATLIAILEGAARDAGVTIRPGTRVESAQDGTAATFVIDGGTEETGFAVGADGINSVLRPALNGTDRAEFTGQVAWRATIAADAPPEAQIFVGPGRHLVAYPLSEGRLNLVAVEERADWAEEGWHVEGDPDALRRAFAGFASPVADWLRIVETCHLWGLYVHPVARVWHGRSMALLGDAAHPTLPFLGQGANLALEDAWCLAAALSRDDRDAALADYHASRAPRVARAIAMANSNARNYHLSGAIKAAAHAGLKLANLAPGIMLKRFDWLYGHDVTAEPSM
- the dksA gene encoding RNA polymerase-binding protein DksA, coding for MKVDTILADEYRPAEDEPFMNDRQLDYFRRKLMTWRNDLLDEGRSTITGLQDGTRNIPDVTDRASEETDRALELRTRDRQRKLVAKIDAALRRIEDGEYGYCEVTGEPISLKRLDARPIATLSLEAQERHERREKVHRDE
- a CDS encoding MoxR family ATPase, translated to MRFTSTESYVATDDLTLAVNAAITLERPLLVKGEPGTGKTELARQVARGLGLEMLEWHVKSTTRAAQGLYEYDAVSRLRDSQLGDERVRDISNYIRRGKLWQAFDREDRCVLLIDEIDKADIEFPNDLLQELDRMEFHVYETGETIRARQRPIVIITSNNEKELPDAFLRRCFFHYIRFPDMETMKRIVELHHPGIKQGLLTAALTQFYELRDQHGLKKKPSTSEVLDWLKLLLAEDMDAADLRRDGGASLPKLHGALLKNEQDVHLFERLAFMARRQG